The segment GGCAGGGGTGGCCGGCGTACGCGACGTTGACCCGAACGGCGGAGGTGCGTTCCGGGGACACGGTGTTCGTGACCGGGGGCGCGGGCGCCGTGGGATCCATGGCGGGACAGTTCGCGCGGCTGTTGGGGGCCGGTCGGGTGATCGGCAGTACCAGCTCGGCGGAGAAGGCGACGCGGCTCACCAAGGAGCTGGGGTACGACGCCGTGGTGGTGCGCGGAGCCGGGTCGATCGCCGAGCAGTTGGCCGCCGCCGCGCCCGCCGGTATCGACGTCCTGTTCGACACGGTGGGCGGGGAGCAGTTGCGGGCGGCGGTGACGGCGGCCCGCTCCGGGGCGCGTTTCGCGTTGTTCGGGGCGCTGTCCGGGCAGCTCGCCCCGGACAGCGCCGGGAGGGCCGCGCCCGTCGAGCTGGACGGCTTGCAGGTCATCATGAAGCAGATCACCATGCGAGGAGTGATGGGCATCAGCGCGCAGCACGCGCCGGAGGAGTGGGTCGACCGGTTCGGCGGATGGCTGCGCTCCGGGGAGATCGCCTTCACGCACCAGCGGATCTCCGGACTGGACCGGGCGCCCCAGGCGTTCTCCGACATGGTGGCGGGACGCTACCTGGGCGCCGTCATCGTGGAGCTCTGACGACCGGGAGGACAGATGCGGATCGGCGACGCCGCGGCGGCGGCGGGCACCACCCCTCGCGCCCTGCGCTTCTACGAACAGCGGGGGCTCCTCCCCCCGCCACGGCGCACGGCGACGGGACAACGCGAGTACGGTCCTCGGGAGGTGGCGCGGTTACGCGTGATCCGCGATCTGCTGTCCCTCGGCCTCACGGTGGAGGACCTTCGCGGCTGCGCCGACCAACTTCACCTCCTCGAGGACGGGCTCCCCGGCCGCTGTTCCAGCCAAGAAGGCGTCGCCGGCCGGCGCCTCGACCAACTGGACGCCGAGATCGCTCGGCTCACCGAGTTACGCACCCGCCTGGCCGCACGTGTCGGCGAGCGCTCCAGTGACCCGGTGGCTTCTCCGTGAGGTTCTGTCATGGCGCGGACTGGAGGCAGTGACCGGGGAGAGGACTCAGATGGTGAACCGATTCGAGCGGCGGGACCTCGAGGACGACGGTTCCGCCGTCCTGACCCACTCCGGGGGCCTCTCCGAGGGCGGCTCCTGAGCCGTCCGTGCGGTTGGCGGATCGACTGACCGCGTTACCGGTCCTGGTGCCCCCACGGTCCGTCCGGCGCGAGGCCGACCAGAACGTCCCGCAGGGCACGCGGCAGCACGGGTTGGGTCAGGGTGGGGAAATCGGGCCAGGCGATCCACGCGTGGGATACGAAGTCGACCCGTTCGTCGGGAAGCTGGCCCTCGGTGGTCACCGGTGGCCGTTCGACCCAGAACCCGGCGACGAAGAAGTGTTCTGGCCCCACGAACCGAGCGCCGTTCCAGATCACGTCGCGTTCGATCGTGTGCGACCGGCCGGCGACGGCCCCTCCGTCCAGACCGGTCTCCTCCGCGAGTTCGCGTCGTGCCGCCGTGAGTGGCGTCTCCCCCGGCTCGATACCACCTCCGGGCGGCTCCCACAGCAGACGCCCCGAGTGCGGATCCCGCCACTGGATCATGAGCACCCGCCAGGACGCGTCCAGGCAGAGAACCCGCGCGGCGGGTCGGTGTCTCGTCTCCACACGCCCACCCTAAGCCGGCACCACTGAGGGCACGGTCGATGGCGACGTCGCCGTTCCCGTCGCACCTCGTCCGGCGGCGCCACGGTGAACGCCCTCAGGACACGGCGAGCCGAAGGTGGTGGCCGGTGACGGACGTCGGGTGGTGGACCAACTGGTGCGGGGGGCCTTCGAAGACCACGGTGCCGCCGGCCTCGCCCGCGCCGGGGCCGATGTCGATCACGTGGTCGGCCTGGGCGATGACCCGCTGGTTGTGTTCGACGGCGATGACGGTGGCGCCGTCGGCCACGAGGTGGGTGAAGAGCGCGACGAGGTC is part of the Spiractinospora alimapuensis genome and harbors:
- a CDS encoding NUDIX domain-containing protein, translating into METRHRPAARVLCLDASWRVLMIQWRDPHSGRLLWEPPGGGIEPGETPLTAARRELAEETGLDGGAVAGRSHTIERDVIWNGARFVGPEHFFVAGFWVERPPVTTEGQLPDERVDFVSHAWIAWPDFPTLTQPVLPRALRDVLVGLAPDGPWGHQDR
- a CDS encoding MDR family NADP-dependent oxidoreductase translates to MSKRSSLSATSSPTSLPGRSREVRLAEVPDGLPRAEHFRVVNAPLDPPGEGEVLVRNRYFHVFTALRTLLGASPENAHVGGLAPGDALWGATVGEVLSAPEASGLEPGDLVTHLAGWREYAVLPAAQCARVRDVLPDRAAHLGQGWPAYATLTRTAEVRSGDTVFVTGGAGAVGSMAGQFARLLGAGRVIGSTSSAEKATRLTKELGYDAVVVRGAGSIAEQLAAAAPAGIDVLFDTVGGEQLRAAVTAARSGARFALFGALSGQLAPDSAGRAAPVELDGLQVIMKQITMRGVMGISAQHAPEEWVDRFGGWLRSGEIAFTHQRISGLDRAPQAFSDMVAGRYLGAVIVEL
- a CDS encoding MerR family transcriptional regulator, whose product is MRIGDAAAAAGTTPRALRFYEQRGLLPPPRRTATGQREYGPREVARLRVIRDLLSLGLTVEDLRGCADQLHLLEDGLPGRCSSQEGVAGRRLDQLDAEIARLTELRTRLAARVGERSSDPVASP